One [Clostridium] saccharolyticum WM1 DNA segment encodes these proteins:
- the coaW gene encoding type II pantothenate kinase: MMKITIGIDLGGSTTKIVGFQDNKLKIPTFVKADNPIASLFGALGKFIYENSIQLNEIEKIMITGVGSAYVEQPLYGIPTYKVDEFTCNGLGGQYFTGLNDLIVVSMGTGTSLVQVNGDKIIHTGGIGIGGGTILGLSSLLLKTQDISQIMELASRGNLSNIDLQIQDISKTPLPGLPLSATASNFGKVRSLVSDEDIAMGIINMVLQVIGKSAILSSLNSNITNFVMTGNLAKFPQCKEIFQSLETMFHVHFIIPDHAEYGTAIGAALTEERHMEMRQIPSPEATPS, from the coding sequence ATGATGAAAATTACCATTGGAATTGATCTTGGAGGGAGTACCACGAAAATTGTAGGATTTCAGGATAATAAATTAAAAATTCCTACTTTTGTCAAAGCTGACAATCCCATTGCTTCTCTCTTTGGGGCTCTTGGAAAATTTATTTATGAAAACAGCATCCAGTTAAATGAAATTGAAAAAATCATGATCACCGGGGTAGGCAGCGCTTACGTAGAACAGCCCTTGTACGGGATTCCTACTTATAAGGTAGATGAATTTACCTGCAACGGTTTGGGGGGACAATACTTTACGGGTCTGAATGACCTGATTGTTGTAAGCATGGGGACCGGAACCTCCCTGGTGCAGGTAAACGGGGATAAAATCATTCATACCGGAGGAATTGGTATTGGGGGAGGAACCATTCTTGGACTTTCAAGTCTTTTACTGAAAACCCAGGATATCTCTCAGATCATGGAGCTGGCAAGCCGAGGAAATTTAAGTAACATTGATTTGCAGATACAGGATATCTCAAAAACGCCTCTTCCCGGCCTCCCTCTTTCTGCTACAGCCTCTAACTTTGGCAAGGTACGTAGCCTTGTATCAGATGAGGACATCGCCATGGGAATCATCAATATGGTGCTTCAGGTCATTGGTAAATCTGCTATTTTATCTTCCCTGAACAGCAATATCACCAATTTTGTCATGACCGGAAACCTTGCAAAGTTCCCCCAGTGCAAAGAAATATTCCAATCTTTGGAAACCATGTTCCACGTCCATTTTATCATACCGGACCATGCGGAATATGGTACTGCCATCGGTGCTGCCCTAACTGAGGAACGACACATGGAAATGAGGCAGATTCCATCCCCGGAGGCCACACCTTCGTAG
- a CDS encoding DUF4446 family protein has translation MDNSILNQLSVDPAFLIIGLAVLTIILLIVVIICLVQMRKLYRRYDYFMRGKDAETLEEIIMEQMEDIAELKAEDRANKDSLRNTNKNYRSAFQKFGLIKYNAFKGMGGNLSFAMAILDYTNSGFVLNSVHSREGCYVYIKEVERGETDVLLGSEEKDALEQALGYHS, from the coding sequence ATGGACAACAGTATATTGAATCAGTTATCGGTTGATCCTGCTTTTTTAATCATTGGATTAGCCGTACTAACCATAATATTACTGATCGTCGTAATCATATGTCTGGTTCAGATGAGAAAGCTGTACCGCAGATACGACTATTTTATGAGGGGAAAAGATGCGGAAACCCTGGAAGAGATTATTATGGAGCAAATGGAGGATATTGCGGAATTAAAAGCAGAAGACCGGGCCAATAAGGATTCCCTTCGTAATACCAACAAAAATTACAGAAGCGCTTTCCAGAAGTTCGGACTTATAAAATATAATGCGTTCAAAGGGATGGGCGGAAATTTAAGCTTTGCTATGGCGATTCTTGATTATACAAATTCTGGTTTTGTTTTAAATTCCGTACACAGCAGGGAAGGCTGCTATGTTTATATTAAGGAAGTGGAACGAGGAGAAACAGATGTCCTGTTGGGAAGCGAGGAAAAAGATGCTTTGGAGCAGGCATTGGGATATCATTCATAA
- a CDS encoding ParB/RepB/Spo0J family partition protein, whose translation MAKRTGLGKGLGAIFGDEVMESVAEDQELKSHPKQEQAVVKTVNGEEEQETGKGLFLKLSSIEPNHHQPRTEFREESLMELAESMKEYGVLQPLLVQRKGDFYEIIAGERRWRAAKLAGLKEVPVVIREYTKQQSMEIALIENVQREDLNPIEEAKAYQRLMQEFGLKQEEIAARVAKNRVTITNSMRLLKLDNRVQDMLIENQITGGHARALLAVDEPELQFQIAGKIVSENLSVREVEKLVKSMSKKREPKEKKDEDESISLIFRELEDRMKTAMGTKVSINRKDRNKGRVEIEYYSEAELERIVELIESIR comes from the coding sequence ATGGCAAAGAGAACGGGTTTAGGAAAAGGCCTTGGTGCAATATTCGGAGATGAAGTAATGGAATCTGTTGCAGAGGATCAGGAGCTGAAAAGCCATCCAAAGCAGGAACAAGCCGTGGTAAAAACAGTAAATGGAGAAGAGGAGCAGGAAACAGGAAAAGGACTGTTCCTTAAATTATCTTCCATTGAACCAAATCACCATCAGCCAAGAACAGAGTTTCGGGAGGAATCCCTCATGGAATTAGCAGAATCCATGAAGGAATATGGTGTTTTACAGCCTCTTTTGGTACAGAGAAAAGGAGATTTCTACGAAATTATAGCCGGAGAACGAAGATGGAGAGCAGCTAAGCTGGCAGGTCTGAAGGAAGTGCCTGTGGTGATCCGGGAATATACAAAGCAGCAGTCAATGGAAATTGCACTGATTGAAAATGTACAAAGAGAGGATCTAAATCCCATAGAAGAAGCCAAGGCATATCAGAGACTGATGCAGGAATTTGGATTAAAGCAGGAAGAAATCGCAGCAAGGGTGGCAAAAAACAGAGTAACCATCACGAACAGCATGCGTTTATTAAAGCTGGACAACAGAGTTCAGGATATGCTTATTGAAAACCAGATAACAGGTGGCCACGCAAGGGCTCTGCTGGCTGTTGATGAACCGGAGCTACAATTTCAGATCGCAGGAAAAATTGTTTCAGAAAATTTAAGCGTTCGTGAAGTGGAAAAATTAGTTAAGTCCATGTCAAAGAAAAGGGAACCAAAGGAAAAAAAGGATGAGGATGAGAGCATTTCCCTGATCTTCAGAGAATTGGAAGACCGGATGAAAACTGCTATGGGAACAAAGGTAAGCATAAACCGGAAGGATAGAAATAAAGGAAGAGTGGAAATTGAGTACTATTCTGAGGCAGAATTGGAAAGAATAGTAGAGTTGATAGAATCCATAAGATAA
- a CDS encoding ParA family protein, whose protein sequence is MGRIIAIANQKGGVGKTTTAINLSACLAESRQRVLAVDFDPQGNETSGLGIEKSSIERTVYDLLVGECEIEECLITNVQENLDLLPSNVDLAGAEIELLEIENKETLLKTYLEKIKKHYDFIIIDCPPSLNLLTINALTAANTVLVPIQCEYYALEGLSQVLKTVNLVKKKLNPALEMEGVVFTMYDARTNLSLEVVESVKNNLNQNIYKTIIPRNVRLAEAPSHGMPINLYDSRSAGAESYRLLAAEVISRGEDL, encoded by the coding sequence ATGGGAAGAATCATTGCGATAGCAAACCAGAAAGGCGGAGTCGGTAAAACGACGACTGCAATCAATCTATCAGCTTGTCTTGCGGAATCAAGACAGCGGGTATTGGCTGTGGATTTTGATCCACAAGGAAACGAAACCAGCGGATTGGGGATCGAGAAGAGTTCCATTGAACGAACCGTATACGATCTGTTGGTAGGAGAGTGTGAAATTGAAGAATGTCTGATTACCAATGTTCAGGAAAATTTAGATTTGCTTCCATCTAATGTGGATTTGGCGGGCGCAGAGATAGAATTATTGGAAATCGAAAACAAGGAAACACTCCTCAAAACATATCTTGAAAAAATCAAGAAGCACTATGATTTTATTATCATAGATTGTCCTCCGTCATTGAATCTATTGACAATTAATGCCTTAACAGCTGCGAATACCGTATTAGTGCCAATTCAATGTGAATATTATGCGTTAGAAGGATTAAGTCAGGTATTAAAGACCGTAAATCTGGTGAAAAAGAAACTGAATCCTGCTCTTGAAATGGAGGGAGTGGTTTTCACCATGTACGATGCCAGGACAAATCTATCTCTGGAAGTTGTAGAAAGTGTAAAGAACAATTTAAACCAGAATATCTATAAAACCATTATACCCAGAAATGTCAGACTGGCAGAGGCTCCCAGCCATGGAATGCCGATTAATTTATATGATTCCAGATCAGCAGGAGCGGAAAGCTACCGGTTACTGGCGGCTGAAGTAATAAGCAGAGGAGAAGATTTATAA